One stretch of Arachis duranensis cultivar V14167 chromosome 1, aradu.V14167.gnm2.J7QH, whole genome shotgun sequence DNA includes these proteins:
- the LOC107495578 gene encoding cysteine-rich receptor-like protein kinase 42, with translation MLQLKVVAITLIWWWWTWHLHGAVVVADPQVNLINQGCSSYNETNLRSFFANINGTFSELRSDIVNQSKHFGTAQEARGEVITYTMFQCRNYLSQRDCLSCFNNATIQIRNCSNGNGARVIYDGCFLRYESNIFFSQTTEPGNGVKCGNKTGKGGNDFVSAGKQALMNLQTATPKIKGFYAATKTQLANNNGGAIYAVAQCVETATQSDCLACMNVGYNNLQTCLPNSDGRAYDAGCFMRYSQTPFFADNQTIDITPYLAQGGSSKKWAIIGGVGGGVVLVVILLALFAWYRHSKKPKRVPRGDILGATELKGPVNYKYNDLKAATKNFSEENKLGEGGFGNVYKGTLKNGKVVAVKKLILGQTDKMEDHFESEVKLISNVHHRNLVRLLGCCSKGQERILVYEYMANSSLDRFLFGNKKGSLNWRQRCDIILGTARGLAYLHEEFHVSIIHRDIKSGNILLDDDLQPKIADFGLARLLPGDQSHLSTRFAGTLGYTAPEYAIHGQLSEKADTYSYGIVVLEIISGQKSTEMKVDDNGHEYLLQRAWKLHEEGMHVELVDKSIEANEYETGEVKKIMEIALMCTQASASMRPTMSEVVVLLKSKGLFENMQPSMPVFVESNMKARGDISASTAGSSTTTSNATVSTSIVSAR, from the exons ATGTTGCAACTTAAGGTAGTGGCCATAACCCTAATATGGTGGTGGTGGACATGGCATCTTCACGGTGCAGTTGTTGTTGCAGATCCTCAAGTGAATCTAATAAACCAAGGGTGCAGTTCATACAACGAAACCAACTTGAGAAGCTTCTTTGCCAACATCAATGGAACGTTTTCGGAGCTAAGAAGTGATATAGTGAATCAAAGCAAGCACTTTGGAACTGCACAAGAAGCGAGGGGAGAGGTTATCACATACACAATGTTTCAGTGCAGAAACTATCTTTCTCAAAGGGATTGTCTTAGTTGCTTCAACAACGCTACCATTCAAATTCGGAATTGTTCAAATGGGAATGGTGCCAGAGTCATCTATGATGGTTGCTTCCTCAG GTATGAGAGCAATATCTTCTTCAGCCAAACAACTGAACCTGGGAATGGTGTAAAATGTGGGAACAAAACAGGAAAAGGAGGCAATGATTTTGTTTCAGCTGGAAAACAAGCTCTAATGAATCTCCAAACAGCAACACCAAAAATCAAAGGATTCTATGCTGCCACAAAGACACAATTGGCTAATAATAATGGTGGTGCAATCTATGCTGTTGCACAGTGTGTTGAAACTGCCACTCAAAGTGATTGTTTGGCATGCATGAATGTTGGATACAACAATTTGCAAACATGTCTTCCTAATTCTGATGGTAGGGCTTATGATGCTGGTTGTTTTATGAGATATTCACAGACTCCCTTTTTTGCTGATAATCAAACCATTGATATCACTCCATACTTGGCACAAG GAGGTTCAAGCAAGAAGTGGGCCATTATAGGTGGTGTTGGTGGAGGTGTAGTTCTTGTTGtgatccttcttgcattatttgcATGGTATAGACATTCAAAAAAACCCAAAAGGGTTCCTAGAG GGGATATATTGGGAGCAACCGAGTTGAAAGGTCCAGTTAATTACAAGTATAATGATTTGAAAGCTGCAACAAAAAATTTCagtgaagaaaataaattaggagAAGGGGGTTTTGGTAATGTGTACAAG GGTACTCTTAAAAATGGGAAAGTTGTGGCAgtgaagaaattgattttggggCAAACTGACAAAATGGAAGATCATTTTGAGAGTGAAGTAAAGCTGATTAGTAATGTGCACCATAGGAATCTGGTGAGGCTTCTTGGTTGTTGTAGCAAAGGCCAAGAGAGAATCCTTGTTTATGAATACATGGCAAATAGTAGCCTTGATAGATTCTTATTTG GTAACAAGAAAGGCTCCCTGAATTGGAGACAACGTTGTGACATAATTTTAGGGACAGCAAGGGGATTGGCCTATCTTCATGAGGAATTCCATGTTTCTATTATTCACAGAGATATAAAGAGTGGAAATATTCTATTGGATGATGATCTTCAACCTAAAATTGCTGATTTTGGTTTGGCTAGACTTCTTCCTGGGGATCAATCTCATCTTAGCACAAGATTTGCAGGAACATT AGGATATACAGCACCTGAATATGCAATTCATGGCCAATTATCAGAAAAAGCAGACACTTATAGTTATGGCATTGTAGTTCTAGAAATTATAAGTGGTCAAAAGAGTACCGAAATGAAGGTTGACGATAATGGACATGAATATCTTCTTCAACGA gCATGGAAACTGCACGAGGAAGGAATGCACGTAGAGTTAGTGGACAAAAGCATAGAAGCTAATGAATATGAAACAGGCGAAGTGAAGAAAATAATGGAAATTGCATTGATGTGCACTCAAGCATCAGCATCAATGAGGCCAACAATGTCTGAAGTAGTTGTGTTACTAAAAAGCAAAGGCTTATTTGAGAATATGCAACCTTCAATGCCTGTGTTTGTTGAGTCAAATATGAAAGCCAGAGGAGATATTTCTGCTTCAACCGCTGGTTCCTCTACAACTACTTCCAATGCTACTGTCTCCACTTCTATAGTATCAGCAAGATGA